The following coding sequences are from one Neurospora crassa OR74A linkage group I, whole genome shotgun sequence window:
- a CDS encoding DUF786 family protein codes for MLSERDFQISPIVQESVMHNSKALQNLQSLSASLFGISAGILGLESYSGFLFYIFFSLLTSFLIYLVRVAPLSSPKGYKDNKGTGNGLGSGVGGVKKYFRSGFEFWAGGIMNGFAGFVLTWTLFYGLVRA; via the exons ATGCTATCCGAACGCGACTTCCAAATCTCCCCCATTGTGCAGGAGAGCGTGATGCACAACTCCAAG GCCCTCCAAAACCTCCAatccctctccgcctccctCTTCGGCATCTCCGCCGGCATCCTCGGTCTCGAATCCTACTccggcttcctcttctacaTCTTTTTTTCGTTACTCACCTCTTTTCTCATCTACCTCGTCCGCGTCGCCCCTTTGTCGTCACCAAAGGGGTACAAAGACAATAAAGGCACGGGCAACGGCCTTGGGAGCGGGGTCGGCGGCGTCAAGAAGTATTTCCGGAGTGGGTTCGAGTTTTGGGCGGGGGGTATCATGAATGGGTTTGCGGGGTTCGTGTTGACTTGGACCTTGTTTTATGGGTTGGTTAGGGCTTAG